One Myxosarcina sp. GI1 genomic window carries:
- a CDS encoding amino acid ABC transporter substrate-binding protein: MRRKLASFLAGSLGWLCFSFAANAEPILETIQRTGVVRVAIREDAAPFGYLDSNGELQGYCLDFFVILENQLSKKLKRNTLIIRLLKSNARNRFQLVADDLVDLECGPNTINENPPDGTQFSTGFFVSGTQFLIKQTNASELDLNGDLNDIKIGVLGNTSTEKFLQNRYPSAQIVRFGGTTGRSRGVQALQQGRIAAMVSDGILLRAEAQIQDFSQQEYPLIPEPPLTCDRYGMIITGNDPEWQEFVNSVIDSSVSQRLLDNWFGTFITDAKSSKSLCQVKSE, from the coding sequence ATGCGTAGGAAACTAGCATCTTTTTTGGCTGGCAGTCTTGGTTGGTTATGTTTCTCTTTTGCTGCCAATGCAGAACCCATTTTAGAAACAATTCAACGCACTGGAGTTGTTAGAGTTGCCATCAGAGAAGATGCCGCGCCTTTTGGCTACTTAGACAGCAATGGAGAGTTGCAGGGGTATTGTCTCGATTTTTTTGTGATTCTAGAAAATCAGTTGAGTAAAAAACTAAAGCGGAATACTTTAATTATCAGGCTGCTCAAGTCAAACGCCAGAAATCGCTTTCAATTAGTAGCAGACGATTTGGTCGATCTAGAATGCGGTCCTAATACCATTAATGAAAATCCTCCCGATGGCACTCAATTTTCGACAGGTTTTTTTGTTTCGGGTACCCAATTTTTGATTAAGCAAACAAATGCCTCAGAATTAGATCTTAACGGCGATCTAAACGATATTAAAATTGGAGTATTGGGAAATACTTCTACAGAAAAGTTTTTGCAAAATCGCTATCCTTCAGCACAAATAGTGAGGTTTGGCGGTACTACGGGTAGAAGTCGCGGGGTACAGGCACTACAGCAAGGCAGAATCGCAGCAATGGTTAGCGATGGTATCTTGTTAAGAGCAGAAGCACAAATTCAAGATTTTTCCCAGCAAGAATATCCGCTAATTCCAGAACCGCCTTTGACCTGCGATCGCTATGGAATGATAATTACAGGCAACGATCCCGAATGGCAGGAGTTTGTCAACTCGGTAATAGATAGTTCCGTGTCGCAAAGATTGCTAGATAATTGGTTTGGAACTTTTATTACTGATGCCAAAAGCTCTAAAAGTTTATGTCAGGTGAAGTCAGAATAA
- a CDS encoding GNAT family N-acetyltransferase, producing the protein MSDRSLRFKIRPLNTKDSNEVFLLKQQATYVLNSPDYTPEQIAALCRPSWEKFNLENLKITDSVALFVANSTASNKYANNFISIVGESEDKIIGYGFLQVDNLSWVNNGTLFELFVHPDYARRSVGTKLLQHLEVYAREHDCKVIFVGASLTALPFYKSCNYQIIEYGSYERDRVKIPVVFMEKCLVELTEMERVYWRATEEFNRNAGWLFDETAGLLRQTSG; encoded by the coding sequence ATGAGCGATCGCTCCTTAAGATTTAAGATTAGACCGTTAAATACGAAAGACTCAAATGAAGTTTTTTTACTCAAACAACAAGCGACTTACGTACTCAATTCACCCGACTATACTCCCGAACAAATAGCGGCTTTGTGTAGACCCAGTTGGGAAAAATTCAACTTAGAAAATTTAAAAATTACTGATAGCGTAGCTTTGTTTGTAGCTAACTCTACTGCTAGCAACAAATACGCAAATAATTTTATTTCTATAGTTGGCGAGAGTGAAGACAAAATTATTGGGTACGGTTTTTTACAGGTAGATAATTTATCATGGGTTAACAACGGAACGCTCTTTGAATTATTCGTTCATCCAGATTACGCACGTCGTAGTGTAGGCACAAAATTGTTACAGCATTTAGAAGTTTATGCTAGAGAACATGACTGTAAAGTAATATTTGTTGGAGCTTCACTTACAGCATTACCTTTTTACAAATCTTGCAACTATCAAATAATAGAGTATGGTAGCTATGAGCGCGATCGCGTAAAAATACCTGTAGTTTTTATGGAAAAATGTCTGGTCGAGCTTACTGAAATGGAACGAGTTTATTGGCGGGCAACAGAAGAGTTTAATCGCAATGCAGGTTGGTTGTTCGATGAAACGGCAGGTTTGCTCAGACAAACATCTGGTTAA
- a CDS encoding CsbD family protein yields MATEKNQNPAENLVEKAEARSEKIEGKVQEAIGKMDNDSQDVKEGQAKQAEAKKKG; encoded by the coding sequence ATGGCTACCGAAAAGAACCAAAATCCTGCTGAAAATCTTGTAGAAAAAGCCGAGGCAAGAAGCGAAAAAATTGAAGGAAAAGTGCAAGAGGCAATCGGTAAAATGGATAACGACTCTCAAGATGTTAAAGAAGGGCAAGCCAAGCAAGCCGAAGCAAAAAAGAAAGGATAA
- a CDS encoding ABC transporter ATP-binding protein, which yields MHDPVLDVRQLQVQFLTEDKPVVAVDNLSFQLRQGEKLGLVGESGSGKSVTSLAIMGLIATPGKVTQGEIWFQPDGARQVDLLKLKEAQRRIYRGGQIAMIFQEPMSALNPVYNIGFQLTEAILLHQQVTSAEARRKAIALLQEVQLLPNDERLEQQYLSENPDRRSSDKEISNYVNQQKQAMLKRYPHELSGGQLQRVTIAIAISCNPKVLIADEPTTALDVTVQATILDLLRNLCRKRGMSLIFITHDLGVIAELVDSVAVMYRGKVVETGEIAEVFTNPQHPYTKGLLACRPRLDLKLQTLPTVADFMQLEPGQNGEVIIKEKPTDINLHTATVTVEEQEARLVRLCAQQPLVTVDRLRVGFPVKGVLGRTQRYFMAVKDVSFEVYPGETLGLVGESGCGKSTLARTLLRLIAPLEGKIVFDGDDITNLSLKSRKLRNLRRQMQIVFQNPYNSLNPRITIGNAIAEPLKVHQIKCNRRKRVAELLERVGLNPDFINRYPHEFSGGQRQRVCIARAIALEPQFIICDESVSALDVSVQAQVLNLLKELQSELGLTYVFISHDLSVVKFMSDRIIVMNRGKIEEIDTAEAIYRHPKSHYTRQLIESIPTGKFSRSSN from the coding sequence ATGCACGATCCCGTTCTAGACGTTCGCCAGCTACAAGTACAGTTTTTAACCGAAGATAAACCCGTCGTGGCAGTAGACAATTTGAGTTTTCAACTGCGACAGGGAGAAAAATTGGGTTTGGTGGGTGAGTCTGGTTCTGGTAAATCGGTCACTTCACTAGCAATTATGGGTTTGATTGCTACTCCAGGAAAAGTCACTCAGGGAGAAATTTGGTTTCAACCAGATGGCGCTCGCCAGGTAGATTTATTAAAGCTAAAGGAAGCTCAGAGAAGAATCTATCGCGGCGGACAAATTGCCATGATTTTTCAAGAACCGATGAGTGCTTTAAACCCCGTATATAACATTGGGTTTCAGCTTACAGAAGCAATTTTACTCCATCAACAAGTTACTTCAGCCGAAGCAAGAAGAAAAGCTATTGCCTTACTACAGGAAGTGCAACTGCTGCCTAATGACGAACGACTAGAACAACAATATTTATCGGAAAATCCCGATCGCCGCAGCAGCGATAAAGAAATTTCTAATTACGTCAATCAGCAAAAGCAAGCGATGCTCAAACGCTATCCTCACGAACTTTCTGGAGGACAACTGCAACGGGTGACTATCGCGATCGCGATTTCTTGTAATCCCAAAGTTTTAATTGCTGACGAACCCACAACAGCTTTAGACGTTACCGTTCAGGCGACAATTTTAGATTTATTACGGAACTTGTGTCGCAAGCGCGGCATGTCACTAATTTTTATTACACACGATTTGGGAGTCATCGCCGAACTTGTAGACTCCGTAGCGGTAATGTATCGTGGCAAGGTTGTGGAAACGGGAGAGATTGCCGAAGTTTTTACTAATCCCCAGCATCCCTATACTAAAGGTTTACTCGCCTGTCGCCCTCGTTTGGATCTGAAGCTGCAAACCCTGCCTACCGTAGCTGACTTTATGCAGTTAGAACCAGGGCAAAACGGAGAAGTAATTATTAAAGAAAAACCTACAGATATTAACCTACATACAGCAACGGTTACTGTTGAAGAACAAGAAGCTAGACTGGTTAGATTGTGCGCCCAACAGCCTTTAGTAACTGTCGATCGCCTGCGGGTAGGTTTTCCTGTTAAAGGAGTATTGGGGCGCACTCAACGTTATTTTATGGCGGTAAAAGACGTATCTTTTGAGGTTTATCCAGGAGAAACTCTGGGCTTAGTGGGAGAATCTGGCTGCGGCAAATCAACTCTGGCAAGAACTCTATTACGTTTGATCGCTCCTTTAGAGGGCAAAATTGTCTTTGATGGTGACGATATTACCAACCTATCGCTTAAAAGCCGTAAGTTACGTAACCTCAGACGGCAAATGCAAATTGTCTTCCAAAATCCCTACAATTCTCTCAATCCTCGTATTACTATCGGTAATGCGATCGCCGAACCTCTAAAGGTTCACCAAATTAAATGCAATCGTCGTAAGCGAGTTGCCGAACTGCTAGAACGTGTTGGCTTGAACCCCGACTTTATCAATCGCTATCCCCATGAGTTTTCGGGCGGACAGCGACAGAGAGTCTGTATCGCTCGCGCTATCGCCTTAGAACCGCAATTTATTATCTGTGACGAGTCGGTTTCGGCGCTAGATGTTTCGGTACAGGCGCAAGTATTAAACCTACTTAAAGAACTACAAAGCGAACTGGGCTTAACCTACGTTTTTATTTCTCACGATCTCAGCGTGGTTAAATTTATGAGCGATCGCATTATCGTAATGAATCGAGGCAAAATCGAAGAAATTGACACTGCCGAAGCAATTTATCGACATCCCAAAAGTCACTATACTCGCCAATTAATTGAATCTATTCCCACAGGAAAATTTAGCCGATCTAGCAACTAG